One genomic region from Muriicola soli encodes:
- a CDS encoding O-methyltransferase: protein MHFLPDRLQQYLTDHSENEPEYLTELSRETHLKVLQPRMITGHYQGRVLSILSKIIRPERILEIGTYTGYSALCLAEGLPPKGELHTIDINEELEDIQRRYFEKSGYGKQIIQHVGNAIEIIPQLDMQFDLVFIDAEKKEYSRYLEVVLPKMRAGSILLSDNVLWSGKVIEALDPADKATEALLDYNKMLKEDQRIETVVLPIRDGLTLSRVRGPL from the coding sequence ATGCATTTTCTTCCAGACCGCCTGCAACAGTACCTTACCGACCATTCAGAAAATGAACCGGAATACCTCACAGAACTGAGCAGGGAAACCCATTTAAAAGTACTTCAGCCCAGAATGATCACGGGCCATTACCAGGGAAGGGTACTCAGTATATTATCAAAAATAATCAGACCGGAGCGCATCCTAGAGATAGGTACTTATACGGGCTACTCTGCTCTTTGCCTTGCAGAAGGTCTGCCTCCCAAAGGCGAATTGCATACCATAGACATTAATGAAGAATTAGAAGATATACAGCGCAGGTATTTTGAAAAATCCGGATATGGAAAACAAATCATTCAGCATGTCGGGAATGCCATTGAAATCATTCCCCAATTAGATATGCAATTCGACCTTGTTTTTATCGATGCTGAAAAAAAAGAGTACAGCCGCTACTTGGAAGTAGTACTTCCAAAAATGAGAGCTGGAAGTATTCTTTTATCAGACAATGTATTGTGGTCAGGAAAGGTAATTGAAGCCCTTGACCCGGCAGATAAAGCCACTGAGGCGTTGCTGGATTACAATAAGATGCTCAAGGAGGATCAGAGAATTGAGACTGTAGTTCTTCCCATCAGGGACGGCTTAACCCTAAGTAGGGTACGAGGACCTTTGTAA
- a CDS encoding GNAT family N-acetyltransferase, whose protein sequence is MKEILIRDAVLNDLPALLQFEEELIAAERPFDPTIREGEVHYYDLRSYIENREIKVVVAEVKGKVVSSGFGLSKPGRHYLDHKNYAYLGFMYTLPEFRGRGINRMIIDELKAWAYENKLSEIRLTVYDDNSPALNAYFKAGFKKHIVEMRLPSP, encoded by the coding sequence ATGAAAGAGATCCTGATCCGCGACGCTGTGCTGAATGACCTGCCTGCTCTTCTCCAATTTGAAGAGGAACTCATTGCTGCTGAACGACCTTTTGACCCCACTATCCGAGAGGGAGAAGTGCATTATTACGACCTGCGCAGCTATATTGAAAATCGGGAAATTAAAGTGGTGGTTGCTGAAGTAAAAGGCAAGGTAGTGAGTTCAGGGTTTGGCTTATCCAAACCTGGCAGGCATTACCTTGATCATAAGAATTACGCCTACCTGGGTTTTATGTATACCCTGCCAGAATTCAGAGGAAGGGGTATTAATCGTATGATCATAGATGAGCTCAAAGCTTGGGCTTATGAAAATAAGCTGTCTGAGATACGGCTTACAGTCTATGACGACAACAGTCCGGCACTAAATGCCTATTTTAAAGCAGGTTTTAAAAAACATATCGTGGAGATGCGACTTCCCTCGCCTTAA
- the kynU gene encoding kynureninase, which translates to MSFQNTLSYAKELDANDQLAAYRDQFHFPKIGGKEVIYFTGNSLGLQPKRSADFVEEIMKDWRELAVEGHFYAEKSWWDYHERLAAPLARIMGAKTPEITVMNTLTVNLHLLMVSFYRPTAKRYKILCEEKAFPSDQYMFQSQIKFHGLDISDTIVEVKKREGENFWRTEDVLAKIEEVGDELALVLMGGVNYYNGQVFDMQTITKAGKDVGAVVGWDLAHAAGNVELDLHNWDVDFAAWCSYKYMNSGPGNASGVFIHERYHGRTDIPRFEGWWGTKKETRFLMQPQFDPMDNADAWQISNAPVLALAPYLASLEMFEEVGMEKLIAKRNKIVSYLEFILREIDKEVESTFEIITPEARGTQLSVFLHGEGRPIFDYLMKNGVITDWREPNVIRLAPAPFYCSYEDMYRFGQILKRGIEET; encoded by the coding sequence ATGAGTTTTCAGAATACCCTTTCCTATGCCAAAGAACTCGATGCGAATGATCAATTGGCTGCTTATCGCGATCAATTTCATTTTCCAAAAATAGGAGGTAAGGAAGTCATTTATTTTACCGGTAATTCCCTTGGCCTTCAACCGAAAAGGTCTGCGGATTTTGTAGAAGAGATCATGAAAGACTGGAGAGAATTGGCGGTAGAGGGGCATTTTTATGCAGAGAAATCATGGTGGGATTACCATGAGCGTCTGGCAGCACCCCTTGCCCGGATCATGGGGGCAAAAACTCCTGAGATTACGGTGATGAACACCCTCACGGTTAATCTACATCTTTTGATGGTCTCCTTCTACCGACCTACCGCTAAACGATATAAAATATTATGTGAAGAAAAAGCCTTCCCTTCTGATCAATACATGTTCCAGAGTCAGATTAAGTTTCACGGCCTGGATATTTCCGACACCATAGTTGAAGTAAAGAAAAGAGAAGGAGAAAATTTTTGGCGAACTGAAGATGTTTTGGCTAAAATAGAAGAAGTGGGGGACGAGCTGGCTCTTGTCCTTATGGGAGGAGTGAACTACTACAACGGGCAGGTTTTTGACATGCAAACCATAACCAAGGCGGGAAAAGATGTGGGAGCAGTCGTAGGATGGGACCTGGCCCACGCTGCAGGGAATGTAGAACTCGATTTGCACAATTGGGACGTCGATTTTGCTGCCTGGTGCAGTTATAAATACATGAACAGCGGCCCGGGAAATGCGTCAGGGGTTTTTATCCATGAACGATATCACGGCAGGACCGATATTCCACGTTTTGAAGGGTGGTGGGGTACTAAAAAAGAAACCCGATTCCTGATGCAACCTCAATTTGATCCCATGGATAATGCAGATGCCTGGCAGATCAGTAATGCCCCTGTTCTCGCCCTCGCCCCATACCTGGCTTCTCTGGAAATGTTTGAGGAAGTTGGAATGGAGAAACTGATCGCGAAACGAAATAAAATAGTTTCCTATTTAGAATTTATTCTTCGCGAAATTGATAAAGAAGTAGAAAGTACCTTTGAGATTATTACACCAGAGGCCAGAGGAACTCAACTCTCCGTATTTTTACACGGGGAGGGCAGGCCGATCTTCGACTACCTCATGAAAAACGGAGTGATCACAGACTGGAGGGAGCCCAATGTTATACGCCTGGCCCCTGCACCCTTTTATTGTTCTTATGAAGATATGTATCGCTTTGGTCAGATTTTAAAGCGAGGAATCGAGGAAACCTGA